CATTTTGTCTGCTAACGGATCAGCGAATTTACCGAAATTGGTTACCAATCCTCGGTTACGTGCAATCTTCCCATCAAGCCAGTCAGTAAAACTTGCCACAGCAAAAATCACTGCGCCAACTAAATTAGTCACAGCTAACTGTGTGTCTCCTACTGACAACATTCCCCAATCAATAGGTGCAACAACAACTACCATAAAAATTGGAATCATTAGCATTCTGACAACAGTAAGTTTATTTGGTAAATTCAATTTATAACCCTCATACCATTAATAAAATTAACGATATATTCCTTTCCTTTGTTATTCAAATACTTCAATTAATCCTGATACGTTACTTCAAAGTTCAAATTCTTTTGCAATGCCTCGTAATCAGGGTCATCAAAATCAACTTCTTGACCGTTTACTTCAAGATCCACGTTTGCACTAGCGCCTAAAGTAACAACAAAATTTTCTGTGCTCTCAGGTATTGTTGTACTTTCAATTTGCCCTGGCTGCAACGTTTCTTGTAAAGTATAATCCCCATTAACAGAAACTCCAACCCAAGCACGGTCATTTTTTCCTGTAATTTCTAATTCTAGCGGATCTTCAGCATCCGTTACTTGAATTGTTGCTTGCGATTGCGTTGAGTCTTCCATCGAAACTTCCATTTCGTCCTCTTCAGAAGAACTTGTTGTTTCAGTCGATTCCGTACTTTCTTGCTCAGAAGACTGCTCCTGCTCTTGTTCACTTGTAACAGAGCCATCCACTTGTAAGGAAGAAGCTGTTTGGCTAATAACTGGATCAGAGTTACGATCTTGCCAAGCTGCATAAGCAATAACCCCTACAATCATAAACGCAATAAAACCTAATAAAACCACCGGAAGGTAATCTCGCGTTGTTCTTGTACGAGACTTTTCTTCGTGTAATGCTTTTCTAGAACCTTGAACAGTTTCAGGTTGAGCTCGCCTTGATTCTGAGCCAATCTCATCTTTTCCGTCATAAAGATCAACGAGAAAATCACCGTTTTCCCCTACAGCTTCGGCATACTGACGAATAAATGTGCGTACGTAGTAAGCCCCTGGCAATGCTTCAAAATTACCGCTTTCGATCGCTTCCAGGTAACGTTTTTGGATTTTTGTTTTTTGTTGTAGCTCGTCAATACTAATATTTTTATTTAAACGAGCCTGCCGCAGTCTGTCACCGATTATGATTTCATTACCCACGCGTACATCTTCTCCAGTCTTTTTTGATATCAATTTATTTTAGAATACCATAAAAAAGCTCAACAAAGTAAATAATTCGGGGATTTGACACTTCATTTTTAGCATGCTTCATTAAAAGCCTATCAAACAGGCTTTTTTTTATGATTTTTTTGTCAAGTTTTTAATTTTATTTGTAGCAATATGTAGTAATGTATGGTATAATGAAGAAAAGAAGGTGATGGAATGCGCGTCCAAGTATCAAAATCCAAAAATTCGGAGTCGCTCTATATCTCAAAAGCCGTTCGTATCGATGGCAAGAGTACGTCGAAAGTGGTGGAAAGATTAGGAACCCTCGAAGAAGTGAAGCAAAAGGCCCAAGGACAAGATCCCTATGAATGGGCTCGTGAACGCGCTAAGGTACTGACCGAACAAGAAAAAAATCAAGCTCGCGAGGTTTTAGTGAAGTTTTCTCCTCATAAGCAGATTTCAGCGAATCAACAGGTCTCTTTCAATGGCGGTTATCTTTT
This region of Tetragenococcus osmophilus genomic DNA includes:
- a CDS encoding helix-turn-helix domain-containing protein: MGNEIIIGDRLRQARLNKNISIDELQQKTKIQKRYLEAIESGNFEALPGAYYVRTFIRQYAEAVGENGDFLVDLYDGKDEIGSESRRAQPETVQGSRKALHEEKSRTRTTRDYLPVVLLGFIAFMIVGVIAYAAWQDRNSDPVISQTASSLQVDGSVTSEQEQEQSSEQESTESTETTSSSEEDEMEVSMEDSTQSQATIQVTDAEDPLELEITGKNDRAWVGVSVNGDYTLQETLQPGQIESTTIPESTENFVVTLGASANVDLEVNGQEVDFDDPDYEALQKNLNFEVTYQD